The Prevotella sp. oral taxon 299 str. F0039 genome has a segment encoding these proteins:
- a CDS encoding site-specific DNA-methyltransferase — MEKIRAKRNRTIMLSEDERIELRKELSMLSDKSSVDDVIDKTFNQDLFDVIDFFPKHFADLIIIDPPYNLSKDFAGFKFKATDDNSYISYIKSWLPKVLELLKPNGSVYVCCDWKSTSAIYQVLSEYTIVKNRITWQREKGRGAKTNWKNAMEDIWFGVLNEKNYFFDVDSVMQKRKVFAPYKVDGTPKDWEETEEGNFRMTYPSNFWDDISVPYWSMSENTDHPTQKPEKLIAKLILASCPKGGVVFDPFLGSGTTSVVAKKLGRHYCGIEFNEEYALLTQKRLNMADRNRNIQGYCDGVFWERNTLKSQRKQQGV, encoded by the coding sequence ATGGAGAAAATACGTGCCAAACGCAACCGCACTATAATGTTGTCAGAAGATGAACGTATAGAGTTAAGAAAGGAGTTATCTATGCTTAGCGATAAATCCTCGGTTGATGATGTTATTGACAAAACGTTTAATCAAGATTTATTTGATGTTATTGATTTTTTTCCAAAGCATTTTGCAGATCTGATAATTATTGATCCTCCTTATAATCTTTCAAAAGATTTTGCTGGTTTCAAGTTTAAGGCAACAGACGACAATAGCTATATTAGCTATATAAAAAGTTGGTTACCAAAAGTTTTAGAGCTATTAAAACCTAATGGCAGTGTATATGTGTGTTGTGACTGGAAAAGCACAAGCGCAATTTATCAAGTATTGAGCGAGTATACTATTGTTAAAAATCGTATTACGTGGCAAAGAGAGAAAGGACGAGGAGCTAAAACAAATTGGAAGAATGCTATGGAGGACATTTGGTTTGGTGTTCTGAATGAAAAAAACTACTTTTTTGATGTCGATTCAGTCATGCAAAAAAGAAAAGTATTTGCGCCTTATAAAGTTGATGGTACTCCTAAAGATTGGGAAGAAACAGAAGAAGGAAACTTTAGAATGACTTATCCTTCAAATTTTTGGGATGATATTAGCGTGCCATATTGGTCGATGTCAGAGAATACAGACCATCCAACCCAAAAACCAGAGAAATTAATAGCTAAGCTTATTCTCGCATCGTGTCCCAAAGGGGGAGTAGTTTTTGACCCTTTCCTAGGAAGTGGAACCACATCTGTTGTGGCAAAGAAACTCGGTAGACATTATTGTGGCATTGAATTCAATGAAGAATATGCTCTATTAACTCAAAAACGTCTAAATATGGCAGATCGTAATAGAAATATTCAAGGATATTGTGATGGTGTATTTTGGGAACGAAATACATTGAAGTCTCAAAGAAAACAGCAGGGAGTATAA
- a CDS encoding phosphohydrolase, with product MNEEKLKQDIVSVAANLAKNLHVGQVDKAGVDYFSGHLSSVALMGRTWKEQVIGYLHDASEDTIYTEERVLDMLEEDLDAPLPRECREELAMVLQLLNHKRIPDRESYIRAIGTNELATAVKLHDLTHNMDLSRIINPTEKDYERLERYRKEYNYLSSLSK from the coding sequence ATGAATGAAGAAAAACTTAAGCAAGATATCGTTAGTGTTGCTGCAAATTTAGCTAAGAATTTGCATGTAGGGCAGGTAGATAAAGCGGGTGTAGATTATTTTAGCGGTCATTTGTCGTCTGTAGCCTTAATGGGTAGAACATGGAAAGAACAGGTAATAGGTTATCTGCACGATGCAAGTGAAGATACTATATATACCGAAGAACGAGTTCTGGATATGCTGGAAGAGGATTTAGATGCTCCTTTGCCAAGAGAATGTAGGGAAGAACTTGCTATGGTATTGCAACTTCTTAATCATAAAAGAATTCCAGATAGAGAAAGTTATATTCGTGCAATAGGAACAAATGAGCTTGCCACAGCAGTGAAACTGCATGACCTTACTCACAATATGGATCTGTCTAGAATTATTAATCCAACAGAAAAAGATTATGAACGACTTGAGCGTTATAGGAAAGAATATAATTATTTGAGTAGTTTATCAAAATAA
- a CDS encoding ThiF family adenylyltransferase, which translates to MQDQFSRTRMIFKRSGIEKLQQSKVAVFGLGGVGGYVIEVLARSGVGHLSIFDDDVVCLTNLNRQIFALHSTLGKNKIDIAKERIKDINPNCDVDARQMFYLPENADEIDLTSFDYVVDCIDTMAAKMELIKRCTTLNVPLLSCMGAANKVDPTAFCVCDITKTKMDPLAKIIRKKLRKIGIKHLKVVASDEKPMEPFFEEAEIESQSIDNADTIVSNHHDKKVTPASNAFVPAVAGIIAGGEVVKDLLRISTKETEQNLST; encoded by the coding sequence ATGCAAGATCAGTTCTCTAGAACCCGAATGATATTTAAACGTTCGGGAATAGAAAAGCTACAGCAATCTAAAGTAGCAGTATTTGGACTCGGAGGAGTTGGCGGTTACGTTATAGAAGTACTCGCTCGAAGTGGCGTTGGACATCTTTCTATCTTCGATGATGATGTGGTTTGCCTCACAAATCTTAACCGACAAATATTCGCTTTACATTCAACTTTGGGCAAAAATAAGATAGATATAGCTAAAGAACGCATTAAAGATATTAACCCTAATTGTGATGTTGATGCCCGACAGATGTTCTATCTGCCTGAAAATGCAGATGAGATAGATTTAACTTCGTTCGACTATGTGGTGGATTGCATCGACACTATGGCGGCAAAAATGGAGCTAATAAAACGTTGTACTACTCTAAACGTGCCTTTATTATCGTGCATGGGCGCAGCAAATAAAGTAGACCCAACCGCCTTTTGTGTATGTGATATCACCAAAACAAAGATGGATCCACTTGCAAAGATTATTCGCAAAAAACTTCGTAAGATAGGTATTAAGCATTTAAAAGTAGTTGCAAGCGACGAAAAACCAATGGAGCCATTCTTTGAAGAGGCTGAGATTGAAAGCCAATCGATCGACAATGCCGACACCATTGTGAGCAATCATCACGACAAAAAGGTAACCCCAGCGAGTAATGCCTTTGTTCCTGCAGTTGCAGGTATCATTGCTGGAGGCGAAGTTGTTAAAGACTTGCTTCGCATAAGCACAAAAGAAACAGAACAAAACCTTTCGACATAA
- a CDS encoding lactonase family protein produces the protein MNYKSFLACAIFACSSLSLMAQDNIKLLVGTYTNGSSKGIYSFEVNQRTGDVTALDTIEITNPSYLTLSLDGSMIYAVNETNDKNASLSTISFNTENGKMRFINNALTKGEDPCFVDTNGNMVVTANYSGGSMSVFPLNDAGELNNMTQLFSGAQQGFDKERQEKGHFHCVRFTPDGNGVLVSDFTGDALLRYDFITPTKLKYVGIAAQLPKGSGVRHFIFSGDSRFLYVMSELSGEVTVFNYNKGKLTQKQTITTDKYNARGGADIHTTPNGNFLYVSNRLKNDGITIFKVNKATGLLTEVGFQATEKHPRQFNITPNGELLLCASKDNNTIQVFKINQDTGALTNLNKDIKIDKPVCIQFYPAIIVPDTGLGGFQIIERTIVQ, from the coding sequence ATGAACTACAAATCATTTCTTGCATGTGCTATTTTTGCATGCTCATCATTATCTTTAATGGCTCAGGATAATATCAAATTATTGGTGGGAACCTACACAAATGGTTCTTCAAAGGGTATCTATTCTTTTGAAGTGAACCAACGCACAGGCGACGTTACGGCTTTAGATACAATCGAGATAACTAATCCTTCTTATCTAACGCTATCGCTGGACGGAAGTATGATCTATGCAGTTAATGAAACAAACGATAAGAATGCATCTCTATCTACAATATCATTTAATACCGAAAATGGCAAGATGCGCTTTATTAATAACGCTCTTACAAAAGGAGAAGACCCTTGTTTTGTAGATACTAACGGCAACATGGTTGTAACAGCCAACTATTCTGGCGGTTCTATGAGTGTTTTTCCACTAAATGACGCAGGCGAATTGAATAATATGACACAGCTATTTAGCGGTGCACAACAAGGTTTTGATAAAGAAAGACAAGAAAAAGGTCACTTCCATTGCGTTCGTTTTACACCTGATGGTAATGGTGTTTTGGTTTCAGATTTTACGGGAGATGCTTTGCTTCGCTATGACTTTATAACACCAACTAAATTAAAATATGTTGGTATTGCAGCTCAATTGCCTAAGGGATCGGGTGTTCGTCACTTCATATTTAGTGGCGATAGTAGGTTTCTTTACGTAATGAGCGAACTAAGTGGCGAAGTAACTGTATTTAATTATAATAAAGGAAAACTTACCCAAAAGCAGACAATAACTACCGATAAGTACAATGCAAGAGGAGGAGCAGACATACACACCACTCCAAATGGCAATTTTTTATATGTAAGTAATCGTCTTAAAAATGACGGAATAACCATATTTAAGGTAAATAAAGCAACAGGATTGCTCACTGAAGTGGGCTTCCAAGCAACCGAAAAACACCCTCGTCAATTCAATATAACACCTAACGGAGAGCTATTACTTTGTGCTTCGAAAGACAATAACACTATTCAAGTGTTCAAAATCAATCAAGACACAGGAGCATTAACCAATCTAAATAAAGATATAAAGATTGACAAGCCTGTTTGTATACAGTTCTATCCTGCTATCATAGTACCCGACACTGGTCTTGGTGGCTTCCAAATTATAGAGCGAACAATTGTACAATAA